Proteins encoded within one genomic window of Bos indicus isolate NIAB-ARS_2022 breed Sahiwal x Tharparkar chromosome 23, NIAB-ARS_B.indTharparkar_mat_pri_1.0, whole genome shotgun sequence:
- the LOC109577277 gene encoding serpin B6: protein MDALSEANGTFALTLLKKLGEGSSKNVFISPLSISSALAMVLMGARGNTAAQMCQTLSLNKSSGGGEDVHQGFQNLLSEVNRTDTRYLLRTANGLFGDKTYDFLSSFKDSCRIFYQAEMEELDFISATEQSRKHINTWVAKKTEGKIRDLLPANSVNPMTRLVLVNAVYFKGNWDTEFNKEHTEERPFRVSKNVEKPVQMMFKKSTCKITYIREISTQILVLPYVGQELNMVILLPCERTDLNMVEKALTYEKFIAWTKPDVMDEEEVEVFLPRFTLEESYDMEEFLRELGMTDAFEEARADFRGMSSWRGLHLSKVIHKSLVEVTEEGTEAVAATGEDVMTGSLTTIPMFYADHPFLFFIQHSRTGAILFCGRFCSP, encoded by the exons ATGGATGCGCTGTCAGAAGCAAACGGCACCTTCGCCTTGACCCTTCTGAAAAAGCTGGGTGAGGGCAGCTCGAAAAATGTGTTTATCTCGCCCCTAAGCATCTCCTCTGCCCTGGCCATGGTCCTCATGGGAGCCAGGGGCAACACCGCAGCCCAGATGTGCCAG acgcTTTCTCTAAACAAGAGCAGTGGGGGAGGTGAAGATGTCCACCAGGGTTTCCAGAACCTTCTCAGCGAAGTTAACAGGACGGATACACGGTACTTGCTCAGAACCGCCAACGGGCTTTTTGGAGACAAGACTTATGATTTCCTCTCG TCTTTCAAAGATTCCTGTCGCATATTCTACCAAGCAGAGATGGAAGAGCTGGACTTTATCAGCGCTACGGAGCAGTCCAGGAAGCACATAAACACCTGGGTAGCCAAAAAGACAGAAG GTAAAATTAGAGACTTGCTCCCTGCAAATTCAGTTAACCCCATGACACGTCTTGTTCTCGTGAATGCCGTCTACTTCAAAGGGAACTGGGACACAGAGTTTAACAAAGAGCACACTGAAGAAAGGCCTTTCAGAGTCAGCAAG AATGTAGAGAAACCTGTGCAAATGATGTTCAAGAAGTCCACCTGTAAAATAACCTACATTAGAGAAATAAGCACCCAGATTTTGGTGCTTCCTTACGTAGGTCAAGAGCTGAACATGGTGATTCTGCTGCCCTGTGAAAGAACTGACTTGAACATG GTGGAAAAGGCCCTGACCTATGAGAAATTCATCGCGTGGACGAAGCCGGATGTGATGGacgaggaggaggtggaggtgttTCTTCCCCGGTTCACGCTGGAGGAGAGTTATGATATGGAAGAATTCCTCCGAGAACTGGGCATGACCGACGCCTTCGAGGAGGCCCGGGCCGACTTCAGAGGGATGTCGTCCTGGCGAGGCCTGCACCTGTCCAAGGTCATCCACAAGTCCTTAGTGGAGGTCACCGAGGAGGGCACGGAGGCCGTGGCCGCCACAGGGGAGGACGTCATGACAGGCTCCCTGACGACCATACCCATGTTCTATGCCGACCaccccttcctcttcttcattCAGCACAGCAGGACCGGGGCCATCCTGTTCTGCGGCCGCTTCTGCTCGCCGTGA
- the LOC109577340 gene encoding serpin B9-like, which produces MDALCEANGTFTLRLLKALCEHRPSENVIFSPVSLSSVLAMVLLGAKGDTAAQMAQVLSLNTEMDFHQDFQQLLVELNKTDTQYLLRTANRIFGEKTYEFLSTFKESCLRFYYAELEQLSFAEAAEPSRKHINAWISKKTEGKIPELLSADSINAETKLVLVNAVYFRGRWSEEFDKAYTREMPFRVNQKEQRPVQMMFQDSEFRLAHIKEVQAKVLELPYAGEELSMLVLLPDDHVPLSSVEKHLTWEKFLAWTHPDSMKKTQVSVFLPKFKLGKTYNMRSVLSGLRVAEAFQPGRADFSGMSHGKGLCLSTLAHRSVVEVNEEGTEAAAASAAIEVDCGLDQPRFCADHPFLFFIRHNGSRSTLFCGRFSSP; this is translated from the exons ATGGACGCGCTCTGTGAAGCAAATGGCACCTTCACCCTCCGCCTTTTAAAGGCCCTGTGTGAACACCGCCCTTCAGAAAACGTGATTTTTTCTCCTGTGAGCCTCTCCTCGGTCCTGGCCATGGTCCTCCTGGGAGCCAAAGGGGACACCGCTGCCCAGATGGCCCAG GTGCTTTCCTTAAACACAGAGATGGACTTTCACCAGGATTTCCAGCAGCTACTTGTTGAGCTGAACAAGACTGACACTCAGTACTTGCTCAGGACGGCCAACAGGATCTTTGGGGAGAAGACATATGAATTTCTCTCT ACCTTTAAGGAATCGTGTCTTCGCTTCTACTATGCTGAGCTGGAGCAGCTCTCCTTTGCTGAAGCTGCAGAGCCATCCAGGAAGCACATCAACGCTTGGATCTCAAAGAAGACTGAAG GTAAGATTCCAGAGTTGTTGTCTGCTGACTCCATTAATGCAGAGACCAAGCTGGTTTTGGTCAATGCTGTCTACTTCAGAGGGAGGTGGAGTGAGGAATTCGACAAGGCGTACACCAGGGAGATGCCTTTTCGAGTAAACCAG AAGGAGCAAAGGCCAGTGCAGATGATGTTTCAGGACAGCGAGTTCAGACTGGCCCACATAAAGGAGGTGCAGGCCAAGGTGCTGGAGCTGCCGTACGCGGGTGAGGAGCTGAGCATGCTGGTGCTGCTCCCCGACGACCACGTGCCTCTGAGCTCG GTGGAGAAACATCTCACTTGGGAGAAGTTCCTCGCCTGGACCCACCCTGACTCCATGAAGAAGACCCAGGTGTCTGTCTTCCTCCCGAAATTTAAGCTGGGGAAGACCTACAACATGCGGTCGGTGCTCTCGGGCCTGCGGGTGGCTGAGGCCTTCCAGCCGGGCCGGGCTGACTTCTCAGGCATGTCGCATGGCAAAGGCCTGTGTCTGTCTACCTTGGCCCACAGGAGCGTGGTGGAGGTGAACGAGGAGGGCACGGAGGCCGCGGCCGCCTCAGCCGCGATCGAGGTCGACTGCGGCCTGGACCAACCCCGGTTCTGTGCCGACCACCCCTTCCTGTTCTTCATCAGACACAACGGCTCCCGCAGCACTCTCTTCTGCGGCAGGTTCTCCTCCCCGTAG